The Juglans regia cultivar Chandler chromosome 10, Walnut 2.0, whole genome shotgun sequence genome includes the window aatttaaaattataataatatttttttaaaaattatgtttttctattcattaatGAAACAGCAAATAGAATTTCCGTTATATGTATTGTGTCAAACTCTTGTTAAACAACGTAGACAGCTCTTCTGGAGTTAAACAATGTAGACAGCTCTTCTAAGCCATTGTGGGTGAACGACACGTGTCAACTTTCGGGTCTTTCTTTCTCAAGAAATTTAGACGTGTCAAATGATCAACTTTTGCTAAAAATAAGTACTATACCAACTGCAACTTCTTTGGACTTGCACCTTTCTTGGGTGTTTTTCTTCCTTGCTCCATCGGGCTACGTGTTCAGTTGGATCAGGCATAATGACTAGCCAATTGATAAATTCGAATCGCATATATTCAAAATTGGATACCTTCTCTTTAGATTTAGATTTGAAAGTAACCTCAATTCAttctatcttattattataattcactataaaaaaaaaaatttatgatcaatTTATTACGACTAAAAGACTTTTTACAAccaattttaattgtaaataatcatttcgttagaattaaTTGATcgcaaataaacaattttttatagtaatattttatcaaattttcatacaaaatataataaacaattcatctttttaaaatctcaaaataatattaatattaaaaataatattctaataatattttattcaactcatattTGAATCTAAACGGGACCTAAGTCTTCTTGCAAGCGAGTTCACGTACCAAACAGCGTATCGATGCTAACATGTAAGGCATCCGTTTAATAAAACGGTATGAATTGAGACGAAAGTAATTTTCGTGAGACAGAGAAttaccttcttcttctctcaaaatttttctttttttatttttctcttaactaaaaaaaatcatgtcagcGTCGGTATGTAATTTTGATGTACCAAACCGCTTATAGCTAGTAAGACTCAACAAAGTATAAGTTATTCTTTAAGATTCCACTGTAAAACTGTCCCAAGTCGAAAGAGgcaaaaagaaaactgaaaagaTATAAGATGATTAATCACTTCCCCCAAACGATTTCATTTTGATTGGTGCGGCCAGGCAAAGTTAGGGAGAAAATTAATCATGGGATTCCATATATATCAACCGAAATGGCATGtgtgtcaaaataaaaataaaaataaaaatcacaactaGACCAATACTTGTCGTTTTTGCATAATTTTGACAAAATTACAAGCTAAGTTTTAAATTAAGAAGTACTAGGGTCATGTATAAGTTTGAAATGATAGacaaattaaacatatatatatataggcataacaatatatattattcatatatatatgaagattcatggTTTATATCCatgcaatatataaatatatatatatatatatatatatttatgagcaTAATACTTTTAAACTCAGTTTCACCATCCAATTCGACACGATTTCCGTTACTGACCCAAAAAACTCTCACAGTACAATATTGTACGTTCAATTAGCTAGTTagttgaaaacttgaaactGGTTGGTGTCAGgcaatgaataatgaattacaAGTTTTAGAACAGAACACAACTTGGCTTATCACTGACCTTCCTCCAGGTAAAGAAGTTGTTGCTTGTAAATATGTGtacaaaatcaaatataattatgatgGCACAATTGAGAGGTTAAAAGCCAGGGTTGTAGCAAAGGATTTTACACAGCAGAAAGGGATTGACTACATAGAGACATTTTCTCCAGTTGCAAAGTTTGTAACAGTTTGGGTTTTACTCTCCCTGGCAGCAGTACATGGCTGGCTTCTTCACCAATTTGACGTCAACAACGCTTTCCTACATGGGGATTTATCTGAAGAAATTTACATGCACAAACCACCTGGTTATACAAAAGGAGGTCCTCACCAAGTTTGCAAACTACTCAAGAGTATCTATGGCCTTAAGCAGGCCTCTAGACAATGGTACTCTAAATTCTCTACATCTCTCattgaatttggttttgaacAATCAAAAGCCGACTACAGTCTTTTCACCAAACTTGATGGAGATTTTGTTCTTGCTTTACTagtctatgtagatgatatCATCGTAGCTAATAACTCTTAAatttccattgattcttttaaaTCTTTTCTGAACCACAAGTTCAAGATTAAAGATCTTGGTTTTTTACGCTACTTTCTTGGCTTGAAAGTTGCTAGATCTTCCCAATGTATTCATTTATGCCAACGAAAGTATGCTTTGGACATTTTAGCTGATTCGGGTACCCTTGGCAGCATGCCTATTAAATTGCCTTTAGAGCAGAATTTCAAAATCAGCAAGGATTTTGGTGCACTTCTTTCAGATCCTAGTATTTATAGTCGACTCATTGGTCGTTTGTTATACCTTACTCTCATAAGACCTGACATTTGCTATGTTGACCAACTTTTAAGCCAATTTATGGATTGACCGACTGACACACACTTAGCCACTGCCCATAAAGTTCTCAGGTATATCAAATATGCCCCTGTACAAGGTCTCCTCCTTTCCTCCATATCACAATTGCAGCTAAAGGTTTATTGTGATTCTGATTGGGCATCTTGTCCCGATACCCGTCGATCTGTTATTGGCTACTGTATTTTCCTTGGCCACTCACTTGTCTCTTGCAAATCTAAGAAACAATCCGTGGTATCTTGTTCCTCAGTTGAAGCTGAGTATCGATCAATGGCAGCCACCTGTTTAGAGCTCACATGGCTGCGATATCTCCTTAATGATCTACAAATCTCACACCCTCAAGCTGCCTTTctctattgtgacaatcaagcaACCATCTACATCGCTGCTAATCATGTTTTCCATGAGCGCACCAAACATATTGAACTTGATTGTCACTTGATCCGAGACAAAATCCAAGATGGCAGCATTACCACAGCCCATGTTGCCTCTCAGTCACAACTAGCCGACATATTTACAAAAGCTTTGCCCTCTTACCTCCTCTAGTCTCATTTATCCAAGATGTGAATAGTTAacctctattctccatcttgcggaAGGCTATTACAAAATAAAGATGCAGCCAATTTACAAACTACAAGTCGTATACCACCTGCTGCAACTACAAGTCGCACAACACCACTTCCACATGCAACACGGCATGATGAAAAAGgatgatttctttattttgtctttatctgcattactcattattttattctttttgtattgTTCAATTTATTATCTGGCAGctatatttagtaagagaaatcTGTTAGTTTGTTAGAGATGACAGTTTGTTTATAGCAGGGCGCCCTTCCCACTACATTGTACCCACGTCTTCTTAATAAATCTGAGTGTGAAATATTCATCTTCCCCATGCATTGTACTCATTGATTCTCTAGTTATTCTTCCCAGTTTTTATCTTCACTTACAGTCGTACGCACGCATGCGTGTGTTTTTCTCTACTCAGTGGTGTAATTTTTGCTTAGTTGCTGGAGATGGTGTGCGAGAATTACGGTGGAAGAGTGGAGCTAGCAAAAGCATATTACACGGCATTGACGGCTTCGGTGAGGAAGCACTTCAACGGAAATGGTGTACTCGCTAGCATGGAGCACTGCAACGATTTCATGTTCCTCGGAATCGAGGCCATCTCTCTCGGCCGTGTTGGTATGTCACTGCTGCACTaatattgtttttcattttttttaataattttctcttggaaattaattaatttagcctttttatttcattatttaacCTTAGTAATTTTCAAAAATGTTCTCGAATAATGTTAATTAACGTGTTACATTTGCTATACAGGGGACGATTTCTGGTGCACTGATCCATCTGGTGATCCAAATGGCACATTTTGGCTGCAGGGGTGTCACATGGTGCACTGTGCCTACAATAGCTTATGGATGGGCAACTTCATCCACCCAGATTGGGATATGTTCCAATGAATCCAATCTACTCAACCCATGTGCTGCTTTCCATGCTGCAGCGCGGGCTATTTCTGGAGGTCCTATTTATATAAGCGACACTGTTGGAAAGCACAACTTTGAGCTGCTCAAGACCCTTGTTCTGCCTGATGGCTCCATTTTGCGCTGCGAACACTATGCACTTCCAAGCCGAGACTGCCTCTTCGAGGACCCTCTGCATGATGGAAAGACCATGCTCAAAATCTGGAACTTGAACAAGGTGGCCGGACATCGAGacgttgaatatatatatatatatatgcatgtgtttTGTTTCGTTCCAGGTTGATATCTCCATATTCTTACTCtctttgttttacttttttttttccctacagTACACTGGAGTTCTTGGGGCATTCAACTGCCAAGGAGGTGGATGGTGTCGTGAAACCAGGCGCAACCAATGTGCTTCCCAATATTCCCATGTTGTCACCTCTCTAGCTAACCCAAAAGATATTGAGTGGAAGAGTGGAAAGAAACCAATTTCCATTGAAGGGGTACAAGTTTTTGCCCTGTATTATCACCAGGCCAAGAAGCTAGTCCTCTCCAAGCCATCGGAGAACGTGGAGATATCGTTGGAACCATTCAATTTCGAGCTCATTACTGTTTCTCCAGTGACCTTTTTGGCTGGAACATCTGTTCAATTTGCTCCAATTGGCTTGGTGAACATGCTGAATACTGGTGGAGCCATTCAATCGTTAGCCTTCAATGATCATATTGAGGCTAGCAACTCAGTTCAAATTGGCGTGAAGGGCACGGGAGAAATGAGGGTTTTCTCATCAGAGAATCCAATAGCTTGCAAGATTGATGACAAGGTTGTACCATTTGAGTACAAGGAGTTCATGGTTGTTATTCAAGTACCATGGCCTAGTTCTTCTAACTCATCAATGGTTGAGTACATCTTCTGAACTTAGGGGACCGATTATTGTTACGTTCCCTTGGGATTTCGATGATTCCAaggccttttttcttttttttctttttttcaaatttagaagTACGATGActtatttttttcccctaaGATGGGGAAAGTAACCAAGTGAATTAAGCAATACGAAAGTTATGTATTATTACAGTTCGTTTTCCAGCAGtgactattttttaattttctgtgcaaaagtattttgaattttggcAAGTAGGCATCCTATGCATCAGTCAATATTCACTTTCAcacttcatatttataattttttcataggtgtgagagtattttttataaattatataaatatttttcataaagtgtagGGTGTGAGTGacaaataataattgatgagaataatttatcctaacaaaataatttttctcttgTGTACGAATCAAACCAAGCCCCACTCCAATATTCAATACAATTAGTACAAGTGTAATGTTGTTGGttatttgtgaaaaaataacTCCTATGAAAAAACGTAACTATTTTTACAATAGTTTTGCACGAATGccacgaaatatatatatttaaaatccgtataaataatttcctttttatcaaatattttcagCCATGATTGAGATGCTTCTTACCTTGATAAGGACTATAAGATTGCGTTTGGGcagtaatattttaaaatattttgtaaataatattaaaaaaataataatagaatattaaataatagttaataataataaataataatgatatattttcagaatatttgaaaattgaaaagaacttcaacccaaaaaataaCGTAGAGTCGAACAAAGGCCcagcaaaaaagaagaaaggccCAGCACCAGTAGAAGACTGCGAAGAAAATACATTACTTGGAGAAGAACCTAAACATTTTTGAACCGCTGGATATGATTTGTGTTACACACGCTCGTTTTCTTTCTCCGTCTTGTTTTTCTCGTTAACGCTCGCGActtccatatataaatatagcaCAGAGAGTTCCCGATATCTTTAGGTGGTGAGGTACCGATGAATACGACGCCGTTCATGGACAAGCAGATAATGGATCTGTCGCAGGGATCGGCGGCGACGCATGGCAAAGACTTCATCGACCTAATGAATCATCCGGAAGAGGAGAAAGAAGGGGCTGATCCTCACACCCACCACACACACCAAATCGGCGGAGCTCCTAGTAATGGTATTGATCAGAAGGAGGAGATCTTGCCCAGCTACGATTTCCATCCCATTCGCCCTCTCGGAGCTGCTACATCTCCGTCACCCAATTTCGATGCCACCCCCATTCTCTCCGTTCGGGCATGGAGCTCCGATTCCGATTCCAAGCTCAACACAACCACATCCGCTGACACTCCTAATCCTATTAGagtaattctctctctctctctctctctctctcgtggcTGACTTGGTAATTTAGGTTTTCTATGTGTTTTTTTGGTAGGCTCTAATGCTCCAATGGTGATCGTAGTGTGTATTTGATTGATTGATCTGTTTACTTAGTTAACGTGACTATTCATCGTGGCGTAGGGATAATGATTTGTCTAAGAAAGGTGTTGCGCTGGTGATCATGGGTCAGGCATTGGTTGACGTCGGACTCAATTGGAATGTTGATTTACTATGATTTTCGATTGATATATTGGTCGTGGatgcactatttttttaagcCAAATGATTTTGCTGTTGATGGATTATTGTGGATTGATGTGTCGGGAAGAACTAGTCGCTTTTGTAAATTTGGGCACCGGTGAATATTATTCGAATGCATTGGTTCAAGtgaaaaacaaatatacaagcaaaccttaaatttttttcctgTGTCTAATAGTGCAGTTTAACAAATATGCTCATGGAGAAAAGTTCCCCCTGACCACCGTACCTAGATTTGAGGACTTATGATTTATGGAATACAGATTTTGATAAGGCTAACGATGGTAAAGAATCTGAACGGTTGACCCTGAGCACAATTGACATATGTGAGGATTTTCTCGGGGTTTTAATCAGGAAAGGCtagtttgaaaaagaaaataaaaatttagggCAATCATATTTGTTCTTACCGCTTTGAACATCTTCCTACCACCCAATCCTCACAtactaagaagaaaaaaaatatattgattggTGCTCATTAGTACGTCTAGAGTCCAgcatttttattcaatatatataaaaaaaactactaatTGGGCCCTAGCCCTTGTTCTGAGGATTAAGTTGCTGGCACTAGaagtttttttagttttctggTTCATCTTTTACTTGTTTACTCTGACTAGGCTAAAAAATTAGGTCGTGAGACAATTCAAATggattttgttgttatttttctttttcccctctcCTTTTTCATTTTGACTTATTCGTTTGTATGTATGTTGTTTTATCATTTCCTTTGGATTAACAATATTAGCGGCCTTTGTTGGAATACTCCTTCTTTCTTGTGTTTGAAACTTGAAGTGAGTGCTAATGTGCTGTTGCGCTATTGATGATAGACTGTCTTATCTATTTCTAAGTATTCCCTTCGTGTACATTTAATTGGTGTCCCTATGTTTATACAGAATTACGGTTCTTTGGACTCCATTGAACCTGCAAAAGTCGTTATAGAGAAGGATCAAAGTGTCTTTGATTCTGCAGTTGTGTCTGAGATTGATCGAACAATGAAGAAACATGCAGATAATTTGCTACATGTTTTGGAAGGTGTTAGTGCACGATTAACGCAGCTGGAAAGCAGAACCCGTAACCTTGAGAATTCTGTAGATGATTTGAAGGTGTCTGTTGGAAACAATCATGGAAGCACCGATGGAAGAATGAGGCAGCTGGAGAATATTCTTAGAGAGGTATCCCTTCATTATTGACATATCCTTTATTGCAACAGAAACTCTGAAGTGCATCTGGTATTTGGGTGAAATTTCATTGAATTTGGTGGATGTGGTGAACTCATGTGCTCACAGCTTAAGTTGATTGCctataatttatcattattgaaAGCATTTTTTGATGTGGTGAGTGGATGGAAAGCCATCTAGTTAGGTggattttttgtgaaaaaaagaTGAATAGTTTGCTCATCACACTCTACAAGGTAACAAATAAGTGAATTGAACTtgatatttgttaaaatttggAAATCTGCTAATAAGCATGTGCCACCAAGAAGTGGCATAGTCCATGCAGGATGTATATATCCATGTTTGCTGCATAAGtatttacatgcatgcatattcatgttGATTCATTCCTGTTCAGTGTAATGCGGCCACCCATTCCTTCCAAATGTTGGTGAtctttaagaatatttatgaagtgCTAGAATTTTCCTTCAGATACCATTGATCTTCATAATAATTTAGTTAGGGTTTGAAACTACTTGCTCATTTTTTCGGGAAGCCAAAACTTACTGCAGGAATtgggaaaagaaaacttttgaaagcAAAGTTGGGCTTCCCACTGATATATATGCAATCAATTTTATTAGAGTGTTCACTTACTTGTTTGCTTTGGGGCTAGCAAAAGCCCAGATATATGTCCCAAACCAAGAGTCAGGGGCAGCAGTGATCTCTAAATCAATTGGATCTGAAATTATGGTATATTATGCATTCTAGCTATGTTTGCACTGGTTTATTTATCATTACATTCTTCCCACTCGATATTTGTTCATTGACATGCAGGTGCAATCAGGGGTACAGGTATTGAAGGATAAGCAATTAATACTTGATGCTCAGCTTGAGCATGCAAAGCTAAAAGTGTCCAAGGTAGACCAACAACCAGAAACCCAGAATACTGTGCAAGTGGATTCTTTGCAGCAGGCTGCATCTGCTCCTCAGCAGTCCCACCAGTATCTTTCGCCTGTTAATAACCCACAAGCACTCCCTGCACTTCCTCCCCCTAATGCTCCACCTCAACCTTCTCCACATCCGAATCTTTCACCACCAGTTCAACTCCCTCCCCAGTTGCTTCAGAACCAGATCCCTTCTATTCCTCAGCGTGACCCTTACTTCCAACCAACTGGACAAACTCCAGAAGCCCCAAATCAGCAATATCAATCACCTCTAAGTCAGCAGTCTCATCCTCCTCCTGTAGCACCACCACATCAACAGTTTCAACCGGCCACTCAACAACAGTTCTCCCAGCCACCACCCCAAATGCCTCAGCAGCATCCATCTCTTGTACCCGCTAATCCCACGCAACTTCAACCTGCATTAAGCCACCATGCTGAAGAGTTACCTTATGCTCCACAGAACTACCCACCAAGCCTTCGTCAGCCATCATCTCAGACACCCAGTGGACCCCCTCCCCCACAACAGTTTTATGGGGCACCCTCTCACATGTATGAGCCACCATCAAGCAGATCCAGTTCAGGTTTTTCTTCCGGATATGGTCCACCATCTGGGCCTACCGAACCGTACCATTATGGTGTATCTCCTCAATATGTTAGTACTCCTGCGGTGAAACCAACACTCACTTCTCCTTCTGTAATTCAGAGTGGTGGAAGTGGCTACCCACAGCTCCCGACTGCTCGAGTACTACCGCAAGCCTTGCCCACCGCATCTGGGGTTAGTAGTGGTTCAGGTTCTACGGGAACAGGGAACAGGGTTCCCATTGATGATGTGATCGACAAAGTGACAACTATGGGATTTCCAAGAGACCATGTGAGGGCAACAGTTCAAAAGCTAACAGAAAATGGCCAGTCGGTGGACCTGAATATAGTGCTGGATAAGCTGATGAATGAAGGGGACGTACAGCCCCCAAGAGGTTGGTTTGGTCGATAGTATAGGTGCTTTGCTTTCTTCCCCCAAAATTATCTTGTTTGCGCTGGAGTGTGTGAGGAGCTCgtcttgaattttatttgtgtataCAGACGATAAACGGAAGTGGATTGACtgagtttttaaaatttctagtCCCTTGCAATctatatttatcaaattaatgtCTCATAAACTCTATTTCGTTGGTGTAATGTATCGTGAATATTAcggtgaaaatgatgaaaaataatcatattcgttggtgtaaattcaaacacacaacaattgtctttcttcttctcacAATAAACATGAGGATGACAGTGTCATTTTATTCCAGTGTTTAATATCTCTCTGGATCTTGTGTTTTAATATTTGGTCGGCCATCCCAATGGTTCGTATGATGTAACTTAGGATACACAATTTGTTAATTACTCTTAACCAATGGTCTTCGTGGTGGATAGATCTCGAAAGAGAGCCACCAATATGCATTGGTGGGAAGTTGGCATACATGAATGGTCATGAGACTAGAGAAAAAATGGTaataaagaagagaagaagagaggttGACGAGCTTTTACTCTGAAGTGGGGTTGTGTTTAGGCCTGCACATTGGCCCGCCCAAGAACCATTTTGGCCCGACCCGACTTTGGCCCGCAACCATGGTcagtgaaatatatatatttatatatatatatatatatatatttttaaccttcatttctcatttctcactgtcctctttttatcattttgaaaGGTTTTGTGCAgaaattacttttttctttttgttgtataAAAGAGT containing:
- the LOC109021654 gene encoding LOW QUALITY PROTEIN: probable galactinol--sucrose galactosyltransferase 5 (The sequence of the model RefSeq protein was modified relative to this genomic sequence to represent the inferred CDS: deleted 1 base in 1 codon; substituted 1 base at 1 genomic stop codon); protein product: MNNELQVLEQNTTWLITDLPPGKEVVACKYVYKIKYNYDGTIERLKARVVAKDFTQQKGIDYIETFSPVAKFVTVWVLLSLAAVHGWLLHQFDVNNAFLHGDLSEEIYMHKPPGYTKGGPHQVCKLLKSIYGLKQASRQWYSKFSTSLIEFGFEQSKADYSLFTKLDGDFVLALLVYVDDIILLEMVCENYGGRVELAKAYYTALTASVRKHFNGNGVLASMEHCNDFMFLGIEAISLGRVGDDFWCTDPSGDPNGTFWLQGCHMVHCAYNSLWMGNFIHPDWDMFQXIQSTNPCAAFHAAARAISGGPIYISDTVGKHNFELLKTLVLPDGSILRCEHYALPSRDCLFEDPLHDGKTMLKIWNLNKYTGVLGAFNCQGGGWCRETRRNQCASQYSHVVTSLANPKDIEWKSGKKPISIEGVQVFALYYHQAKKLVLSKPSENVEISLEPFNFELITVSPVTFLAGTSVQFAPIGLVNMLNTGGAIQSLAFNDHIEASNSVQIGVKGTGEMRVFSSENPIACKIDDKVVPFEYKEFMVVIQVPWPSSSNSSMVEYIF
- the LOC109021651 gene encoding transcriptional regulator DEF1-like; its protein translation is MNTTPFMDKQIMDLSQGSAATHGKDFIDLMNHPEEEKEGADPHTHHTHQIGGAPSNGIDQKEEILPSYDFHPIRPLGAATSPSPNFDATPILSVRAWSSDSDSKLNTTTSADTPNPIRNYGSLDSIEPAKVVIEKDQSVFDSAVVSEIDRTMKKHADNLLHVLEGVSARLTQLESRTRNLENSVDDLKVSVGNNHGSTDGRMRQLENILREVQSGVQVLKDKQLILDAQLEHAKLKVSKVDQQPETQNTVQVDSLQQAASAPQQSHQYLSPVNNPQALPALPPPNAPPQPSPHPNLSPPVQLPPQLLQNQIPSIPQRDPYFQPTGQTPEAPNQQYQSPLSQQSHPPPVAPPHQQFQPATQQQFSQPPPQMPQQHPSLVPANPTQLQPALSHHAEELPYAPQNYPPSLRQPSSQTPSGPPPPQQFYGAPSHMYEPPSSRSSSGFSSGYGPPSGPTEPYHYGVSPQYVSTPAVKPTLTSPSVIQSGGSGYPQLPTARVLPQALPTASGVSSGSGSTGTGNRVPIDDVIDKVTTMGFPRDHVRATVQKLTENGQSVDLNIVLDKLMNEGDVQPPRGWFGR